In Cataglyphis hispanica isolate Lineage 1 chromosome 19, ULB_Chis1_1.0, whole genome shotgun sequence, the genomic window attattagatgtaatatatttatattatttaataataaacaattaaaattattggatTATTCGTCTAATCGAATCCGTGAAATTTAAATCAGATTTGAATAAAACCTGTATCAAACattgaagattgaaatttgaaagatataacaataaattatattacctaACATATCattaatagtaaattaaaaataactgagAATTATTGACACTAACAAGATTCTACAaacaaaaagcaaaaattgtatctatcatcattaatttaaagattataataattaagagttattagttattaaggaatattaataaatacaatttattggtTATAAAtccttaaatattacaatatatttatatatatttatatatatatatatatatatatacatacactaaATTCTAAACCAACCAGGCAATCCAGGTGCTTTATTAACTTTCACAAAATCTTGCAAGTCCTGTTTCGATTCATTCACAGTTTTTTCATcaagttcattttttttattcttgaataGATCAGGAAATACAAAGGATTGTTCTTTTGGCTGAAAGAAATAAGTCAAATTTTCATTGTTGTTAAAATTCTTCTTTGAAAAGCAAAGAGATAATCGCAAACTAACCAGTACAACATAGGCTATTTTCCTGTCATCATCTTTAATAATGGCGCCCTGCAGCCGATCCTTCTTCATCCTTCCCATTGCTATTCTCGTTCTCACTTCAACAATATCAATATTGTAAATCTTTTCCAGATAATTCTTTATGTCGTACTTAGTCATTTCCATCGAGCAATGGAATTGCACCACATTCGGAAGCTGCTTACTTCCAGGCGCAATTAACTTCATCCAGAAGTTTGGTAA contains:
- the LOC126856573 gene encoding 39S ribosomal protein L23, mitochondrial gives rise to the protein MSTRWYPLYQRGNPQLRVFLPNFWMKLIAPGSKQLPNVVQFHCSMEMTKYDIKNYLEKIYNIDIVEVRTRIAMGRMKKDRLQGAIIKDDDRKIAYVVLPKEQSFVFPDLFKNKKNELDEKTVNESKQDLQDFVKVNKAPGLPGWFRI